GGTGGCCCGTCCGCCGTGGAAGCCGTGACGCTTGATCACGCCCTGAAAGCCGCGTCCGATGGTGCGTCCCGCCACGTCCACGAACTCGTTGGCGTCGAAGACGTCGTCGGCCACGATGGTGTCGCCCACCTTGACCGGCTCCGATCCCCTCACCTCGCGGAATTCCTTGAGGATGCGGGTGGGGGGAACTCCGGCCCGCTTGAAGTGGCCTTCTTCGGGCAGGTTGGAGTCGGGCGCCTTGCGGCCCGCTTCCACCAGTCCCAACTGGGCGGCTTCGTAGCCTTCCTTGTCCTTGGTCTTCTTCTGCACGACCACGCAGGGCCCCACCTGAATCACCGTCACCGGCAGGGC
The window above is part of the Acidobacteriota bacterium genome. Proteins encoded here:
- the rplC gene encoding 50S ribosomal protein L3 — its product is MVNGMIGKKLGMTQVFDDQGRALPVTVIQVGPCVVVQKKTKDKEGYEAAQLGLVEAGRKAPDSNLPEEGHFKRAGVPPTRILKEFREVRGSEPVKVGDTIVADDVFDANEFVDVAGRTIGRGFQGVIKRHGFHGGRATHGSMFHRAPGSIGASAHPSRVYPGMKGPGHMGARNRKIRRLRVIKVDSENNLLLVKGAVPGSKGGYLFVNRSK